One genomic segment of Catalinimonas alkaloidigena includes these proteins:
- a CDS encoding SGNH/GDSL hydrolase family protein has product MKRRSFLTQSSLGLLSLSALELKPFNNSISFFDGKSQELAEKILFLGDSITQAGDYINFIESQLRIAQPQASIEVLNLGLGSETISGLSEDKHPYPRPYLHDRLEDVLNYTQPDLIFACYGINCGIYHPLDARRFEAYQQGIRKLINAAKQIQAELILLTPPTYAIAIDDWIDARNDQHRNDYSYAKPYAAYDDVMRKYAEWIMSIQEVPTIDIQTPLRQFRSVCYGKDVIHPNQWGHQLMAHTIIRDYKNVNTIVLDQQWQWPAQKAASQTPSNTFTTQVPAINHIVLSDNERYNQFISAPQSFKCSIKECPAASYQLYDDNFYLGQLSEQQLKAGFHISPLSKEVQYHQISFAKKAQRLYELIAAKRQTYDYALLQHIGHQRPMSREGLPIAMAEEKKKALEEEMYNLLQQNNWIIEAIQLP; this is encoded by the coding sequence ATGAAAAGAAGATCCTTTCTTACCCAATCCAGCCTGGGATTACTATCACTTAGCGCTCTTGAGCTTAAGCCTTTTAACAATAGCATAAGTTTCTTTGACGGTAAATCTCAAGAATTAGCTGAAAAAATACTTTTCCTGGGGGATAGTATAACACAAGCGGGCGATTATATCAATTTCATTGAAAGCCAATTGCGCATTGCACAGCCCCAGGCTTCAATTGAAGTTCTTAACCTGGGACTTGGAAGCGAAACTATATCGGGTTTGTCTGAAGATAAACATCCTTACCCTCGCCCTTATCTACATGATCGCCTGGAAGATGTACTTAATTACACACAACCGGATTTGATTTTCGCTTGTTACGGTATCAATTGTGGGATTTATCATCCTTTAGACGCCAGACGTTTTGAGGCCTATCAGCAGGGAATCAGGAAATTAATAAACGCTGCGAAGCAGATACAGGCTGAACTGATCCTGCTGACACCACCTACCTATGCTATAGCCATAGATGACTGGATAGACGCCCGCAATGACCAGCATCGCAACGACTATAGTTATGCGAAACCCTATGCTGCCTATGATGATGTGATGCGCAAGTACGCAGAGTGGATCATGAGTATTCAGGAGGTACCAACCATTGATATCCAGACCCCATTGCGACAGTTCAGATCGGTATGCTATGGTAAAGATGTCATTCATCCCAACCAATGGGGACATCAATTAATGGCACATACGATAATAAGGGATTACAAAAACGTCAACACTATAGTACTGGATCAGCAATGGCAATGGCCTGCCCAAAAAGCAGCTTCTCAGACTCCATCAAATACCTTTACTACCCAGGTTCCAGCGATCAATCATATCGTATTATCTGACAATGAGCGATATAATCAATTCATTAGCGCTCCCCAAAGTTTTAAATGCAGTATAAAAGAATGCCCCGCCGCTTCGTATCAGCTCTATGATGATAACTTTTATCTGGGACAATTGAGTGAGCAACAATTGAAGGCAGGATTTCATATTAGCCCACTCTCCAAAGAAGTGCAGTACCATCAAATTTCCTTTGCAAAAAAAGCTCAGCGTTTATACGAATTAATAGCTGCCAAGAGACAGACATACGATTATGCTTTGTTGCAGCACATTGGTCATCAGCGACCCATGAGCAGAGAGGGATTACCTATCGCTATGGCTGAAGAAAAGAAGAAAGCACTGGAAGAGGAAATGTACAATTTGCTGCAGCAGAACAACTGGATAATTGAGGCTATTCAACTGCCTTGA